A part of Agromyces protaetiae genomic DNA contains:
- a CDS encoding ATP-binding cassette domain-containing protein: MSLVDVRNLRIAFGGVEVVHGISFAVEPGRCVALVGESGSGKSLSARALLGLAGRGAAVSADRLVVDGVDVLEASERRLRGLRGSRVGLVLQDALTSLDPLRPIGREIDDAVRLHTGESRDARRARVLEALARVGMPDPADRVGSLSGELSGGLRQRALIASAVVLDPPFVIADEPTTALDTGVQRRVLEELSRLKRAGTGILLISHDLGIVAEIADRVHVLKAGGVIESGETATVLAAPATEYTRRLIGASPAGVPRGRRLLGTSGAPLAQRTRTERPVPPVLALTGVTKSFAGRSGKRIAVDDVSLELAAGETLAVIGESGSGKSTIARLVLGLTAPDSGAVELFGEPWSASPERARRARRPRIGFVAQDTRSAFDPRLTVAASLADALPTSVARSPRAARRARIGELLDAVGLDSAFATRRPDSLSGGERQRLAIARALARESEVLVLDEPVSALDVTVQARVLDLLDDLQQERGLAYLFITHDLDVAAHMSDRIVVLCDGRIVEQGPTTAVLGSPADAYTAALVADAPRAIRSSRS, from the coding sequence ATGAGCCTCGTCGACGTCAGGAACCTGCGCATCGCCTTCGGCGGCGTCGAGGTCGTGCACGGCATCTCGTTCGCGGTCGAGCCGGGCCGATGCGTCGCACTCGTCGGCGAATCGGGCAGCGGCAAGTCGCTCTCGGCCCGAGCACTCCTGGGGCTCGCCGGCCGCGGAGCGGCGGTCTCCGCAGATCGGCTCGTCGTCGACGGGGTCGACGTGCTCGAGGCATCCGAGCGCCGTCTTCGCGGTTTGCGCGGCAGCAGAGTGGGGCTCGTCCTGCAAGACGCGCTCACGTCGCTCGACCCGCTGCGACCCATCGGGCGCGAGATCGACGACGCCGTGCGCCTCCACACGGGCGAGTCACGCGATGCCCGTCGCGCCCGCGTGCTCGAGGCGCTCGCGCGCGTCGGCATGCCCGATCCCGCCGACCGCGTCGGGTCGCTCTCGGGCGAACTCTCGGGCGGCCTCCGCCAGCGGGCGCTCATCGCGTCGGCGGTCGTGCTCGATCCGCCGTTCGTGATCGCCGACGAGCCGACGACCGCGCTCGACACGGGCGTGCAGCGCCGCGTGCTCGAAGAACTCAGTCGCCTCAAGCGCGCCGGAACCGGCATCCTCCTCATCAGCCACGACCTTGGAATCGTCGCCGAGATCGCCGACCGTGTGCACGTCCTGAAGGCCGGCGGCGTGATCGAGTCGGGCGAGACCGCGACCGTGCTCGCCGCCCCCGCGACGGAGTACACGCGCCGACTCATCGGGGCGTCGCCCGCCGGCGTGCCCAGAGGCCGGCGGCTGCTCGGGACATCCGGAGCGCCCCTCGCGCAGCGCACGCGAACCGAACGTCCAGTTCCCCCGGTGCTCGCGTTGACCGGAGTGACGAAGTCGTTCGCGGGACGAAGCGGCAAACGGATCGCGGTCGACGACGTGTCGCTCGAACTCGCCGCGGGCGAGACTCTCGCCGTGATCGGAGAGTCGGGGAGCGGGAAGTCGACGATCGCCCGGCTCGTGCTCGGGCTCACGGCACCCGACTCAGGAGCCGTCGAACTCTTCGGCGAACCCTGGAGCGCCTCCCCCGAGCGCGCGCGCCGCGCGCGCCGCCCTCGCATCGGCTTCGTCGCGCAGGACACCCGCAGTGCCTTCGACCCGCGGCTGACCGTCGCCGCGTCGCTCGCGGACGCGCTGCCGACCTCCGTCGCGCGCAGCCCGCGGGCAGCCCGACGCGCACGCATCGGAGAACTCCTCGACGCCGTCGGGCTCGACTCCGCCTTCGCCACACGCCGACCCGACTCGCTCTCGGGCGGCGAGCGCCAGAGGCTCGCGATCGCCCGTGCGCTCGCACGCGAATCCGAGGTGCTCGTCCTCGACGAACCCGTGTCGGCACTCGACGTCACCGTGCAGGCGCGCGTGCTCGACCTCCTCGACGACCTGCAGCAGGAGCGCGGCCTCGCCTACCTGTTCATCACCCACGACCTCGACGTGGCCGCCCACATGAGCGACCGCATCGTCGTCTTGTGTGACGGGCGCATCGTCGAGCAGGGGCCGACGACTGCGGTGCTCGGCTCCCCGGCCGACGCCTATACGGCGGCACTCGTCGCGGATGCGCCCCGAGCCATCCGGTCGTCGCGCTCCTGA
- a CDS encoding GNAT family N-acetyltransferase: MTHEIRPAGDDDFFAWLPLFDGYCRFYEHELDDQKALTVWTWLRDATHPLEAILAFDEEGEAIALAHFRGVPDTLNATTAVFLDDLYVVPEHRRNGVARALIETVHSRAAELGTGGVSWVTSAANEDAQALYDSLARRTEWVTYEMDA, from the coding sequence ATGACGCACGAGATCCGCCCGGCCGGCGACGACGACTTCTTCGCCTGGTTGCCGCTCTTCGACGGATACTGCCGGTTCTACGAGCACGAGCTCGACGACCAGAAGGCGCTCACCGTCTGGACGTGGCTTCGTGACGCGACCCACCCGCTCGAAGCGATCCTGGCGTTCGACGAGGAGGGCGAGGCGATCGCGCTCGCGCATTTCCGCGGTGTTCCCGACACCCTGAACGCCACGACGGCGGTGTTCCTCGACGACCTCTACGTCGTTCCCGAGCATCGGCGCAACGGCGTCGCGCGTGCGCTCATCGAAACCGTGCACTCGCGCGCGGCCGAGCTCGGCACGGGCGGGGTCAGCTGGGTCACGTCGGCCGCGAACGAAGACGCGCAGGCGCTCTACGACTCGCTCGCCCGGCGTACCGAGTGGGTCACCTACGAGATGGACGCGTGA
- a CDS encoding TetR family transcriptional regulator: MTDSDDRARPHAGRTAGRPRASSRRTLEDAATELFLEQGYARTTIDQIAARAGVGRNTFFNYFPGKSDLLWIDVDETLAGLDAALEAVPAVAPPVAGARDALVALAARHPHGAVPIALSQHESMQTLDEFRQAGLGRFVALATRLGEWMSHRAGLPGRDPLVAACAAAMAAALAVGAGDWALAGTERGSLAADTERVLAPIVAGFEPALAAIAGDTAMRTEPDSFPEGALDS; encoded by the coding sequence ATGACGGATTCCGACGACCGTGCCCGCCCGCATGCCGGGCGCACCGCCGGGCGCCCGCGGGCCTCGTCACGCCGGACGCTCGAAGACGCCGCGACCGAGCTGTTCCTCGAACAGGGTTACGCACGAACGACCATCGACCAGATCGCCGCGCGCGCGGGCGTCGGCCGCAACACCTTCTTCAACTACTTCCCAGGCAAGAGCGACCTCCTCTGGATCGACGTCGATGAGACGCTCGCAGGCCTCGACGCAGCCCTCGAAGCCGTGCCGGCCGTTGCACCGCCCGTGGCGGGGGCGCGCGACGCGCTCGTCGCGCTCGCCGCGAGACATCCGCACGGCGCCGTCCCCATCGCGCTCAGCCAGCACGAGTCCATGCAGACGCTCGACGAGTTCCGACAGGCCGGGCTCGGCAGGTTCGTCGCGCTCGCGACGCGATTGGGCGAATGGATGTCCCACCGCGCCGGTCTCCCCGGGCGAGACCCGCTCGTCGCGGCGTGCGCCGCCGCGATGGCCGCGGCCCTCGCCGTCGGCGCCGGCGACTGGGCGCTCGCGGGCACCGAGCGCGGCTCGCTCGCGGCCGACACCGAACGCGTGCTCGCCCCGATCGTCGCCGGTTTCGAGCCCGCGCTCGCCGCGATCGCCGGCGACACGGCGATGCGCACCGAGCCCGACTCCTTCCCCGAGGGCGCACTCGACTCGTAG
- the valS gene encoding valine--tRNA ligase gives MTFPEPTDARIPEKPALEGLETKWGESWEVDGTYRFDRDAATADDVYSIDTPPPTASGSLHIGHVFSFTHTDLIARYQRMRGKHVFYPMGWDDNGLPTERRVQNYYGVRCDPSLPYDPDFTPPFEGGDNKSTKAADQLPISRRNFIELCERLTVEDEQQFESLFRQLGLSVDWTQSYRTIADEALFTSQLAFIRNVERGEAYQAQAPTLWDVTFRTAVAQAELEDREQPGHYHRIAFHRPDGGIVEIETSRPELIPANVALVAHPDDERYQPLFGKTVISPVFGVEVPVVAHHLAQKDKGTGIAMICTFGDVTDVVWWRELDLPNRAIIGFDGRIIAETPEWITTDAGRAAYEQLAGKTTFSAKQAVVELLRESGDLLADPKAITHPVKFFEKGDRPLEIVSTRQWYIVNGARDADLKERLLERGRQIAWHPDFMRVRYENWVGGLSGDWLISRQRFFGVPIPVWYPLDGEGNPRFDEPIVATRDLLPVDPSSAAAPGFDESQRGAPNGFIGEHDVMDTWATSSLTPQLAGGWERDPELFELVFPYSLRPQGQDIIRTWLFSTALRAELEHGVAPWGNAAISGFIVDPDRKKMSKSKGNVVTPVGLLDQHGSDAVRYWAASSRLGTDAAFDVQNPTQVKIGRRLAIKVLNAAKFILSFEGVADAPVTVPLDRSMLAALTTVVEQATRALDAYDHARALEVAETFFWTFCDDYLELVKERAYGVQSPEQASAVAALKTALSVFLRLFAPVIPFATEEAWSWSNEGSVHNATWPTVDELDARGEAGVELLELTGLALTGIRGAKTAAKASQKTPVVSAVIAGPEDAVRLLEAAAGDLRAVGRIAQLSFETAEELVVRDIVLPPAE, from the coding sequence ATGACGTTCCCCGAGCCCACCGACGCCCGCATCCCCGAGAAGCCCGCACTCGAAGGTCTCGAGACCAAGTGGGGCGAATCGTGGGAGGTCGACGGCACCTACCGGTTCGACCGCGACGCGGCCACCGCCGACGACGTCTACTCGATCGACACTCCCCCGCCGACGGCGTCGGGCTCGCTCCACATCGGTCACGTGTTCTCGTTCACCCACACCGACCTCATCGCGCGGTACCAGCGCATGCGCGGCAAGCACGTCTTCTACCCCATGGGCTGGGACGACAACGGCCTGCCCACTGAGCGTCGAGTGCAGAACTACTACGGCGTGCGCTGCGACCCGTCGCTGCCGTACGACCCCGACTTCACGCCGCCGTTCGAGGGCGGCGACAACAAGAGCACGAAGGCCGCCGACCAGTTGCCGATCTCGCGCCGCAACTTCATCGAGCTGTGCGAGCGCCTGACGGTCGAAGACGAGCAGCAGTTCGAGTCGCTCTTCCGCCAGCTCGGCCTCTCGGTCGACTGGACGCAGTCGTACCGCACGATCGCCGACGAGGCGCTCTTCACGTCGCAGCTCGCGTTCATCCGCAACGTCGAGCGCGGCGAGGCGTACCAGGCGCAGGCGCCGACGCTGTGGGATGTCACGTTCCGCACCGCCGTCGCGCAGGCCGAGCTCGAAGACCGCGAGCAGCCGGGCCACTACCACCGCATCGCGTTCCACCGCCCCGACGGCGGCATCGTCGAGATCGAGACGAGCCGCCCCGAGCTCATCCCCGCGAACGTCGCCCTCGTCGCGCACCCCGACGACGAGCGCTACCAGCCGCTGTTCGGCAAGACCGTCATCTCGCCCGTCTTCGGCGTCGAGGTGCCCGTCGTCGCGCACCACCTCGCCCAGAAAGACAAGGGCACCGGCATCGCGATGATCTGCACCTTCGGCGACGTGACCGACGTCGTCTGGTGGCGCGAACTCGACCTGCCGAACCGCGCGATCATCGGCTTCGACGGCCGCATCATCGCCGAGACGCCCGAGTGGATCACGACCGACGCCGGCCGTGCCGCCTACGAGCAGCTCGCGGGCAAGACGACGTTCAGCGCCAAGCAGGCCGTCGTCGAGCTCCTGCGCGAGTCGGGCGACCTCCTCGCCGACCCCAAGGCCATCACGCACCCGGTGAAGTTCTTCGAGAAGGGCGACCGCCCTCTCGAGATCGTGTCGACGCGCCAGTGGTACATCGTGAACGGCGCCCGCGACGCCGACCTGAAGGAGCGACTCCTCGAGCGCGGCCGCCAGATCGCGTGGCACCCCGACTTCATGCGCGTGCGCTACGAGAACTGGGTCGGCGGGCTCTCGGGCGACTGGCTCATCTCGCGCCAGCGCTTCTTCGGTGTGCCGATCCCTGTGTGGTATCCGCTCGACGGCGAGGGCAACCCGCGCTTCGACGAGCCCATCGTGGCAACGCGCGACCTCCTGCCGGTCGACCCGTCGTCGGCCGCCGCACCGGGCTTCGACGAGTCGCAGCGCGGCGCGCCGAACGGCTTCATCGGCGAGCACGACGTCATGGACACGTGGGCGACCTCGTCGCTCACCCCGCAGCTCGCGGGCGGCTGGGAGCGCGACCCCGAGCTCTTCGAGCTCGTGTTCCCCTACTCGCTCCGCCCCCAGGGCCAAGACATCATCCGCACGTGGCTGTTCTCGACGGCGCTCCGCGCCGAACTCGAGCACGGCGTCGCGCCGTGGGGCAACGCCGCGATCTCGGGCTTCATCGTCGACCCCGACCGCAAGAAGATGTCGAAGTCGAAGGGCAACGTCGTGACGCCCGTCGGCCTGCTCGACCAGCACGGCTCCGACGCGGTGCGCTACTGGGCGGCGTCGAGCCGCCTCGGCACCGACGCCGCGTTCGACGTGCAGAACCCGACGCAGGTGAAGATCGGCCGCCGCCTCGCCATCAAGGTGCTCAACGCGGCGAAGTTCATCCTGTCGTTCGAGGGCGTCGCGGATGCCCCGGTGACGGTGCCGCTCGATCGCAGCATGCTCGCCGCGCTCACGACCGTCGTCGAGCAGGCGACGCGTGCGCTCGACGCCTACGACCACGCGCGCGCCCTCGAGGTCGCCGAGACGTTCTTCTGGACGTTCTGCGACGACTACCTCGAGCTCGTGAAGGAGCGCGCCTACGGCGTGCAGAGCCCCGAGCAGGCCTCGGCGGTCGCCGCGCTCAAGACCGCATTGAGCGTTTTCCTTCGCCTCTTCGCCCCAGTCATCCCCTTCGCGACCGAAGAGGCGTGGAGCTGGTCGAACGAGGGCAGCGTCCACAACGCAACCTGGCCGACCGTCGACGAACTCGACGCACGCGGCGAGGCCGGCGTCGAGCTCCTCGAGCTCACGGGCCTGGCCCTCACTGGCATCCGCGGTGCGAAGACCGCCGCGAAGGCCTCGCAGAAGACGCCGGTCGTCTCGGCCGTCATCGCGGGCCCCGAAGACGCCGTGCGGCTGCTCGAAGCGGCTGCGGGCGACCTCCGCGCCGTCGGACGCATTGCACAACTGTCGTTCGAAACCGCCGAAGAGCTCGTGGTTCGCGATATCGTGCTTCCACCCGCCGAGTGA
- a CDS encoding ABC transporter substrate-binding protein — MPRPARPAEQRRPARPSPPRSLQKEPFADVRFPRPTRLALAASVAGALLLAGCAPAAPGGGEASEGGTLVYASGDAEPTCLDPHVGGNFPQALAATQFLESLVSRDASGQIIPWLAEEWQVSLDGLTWDFTLKDDVEFTDGTPFDAAAVKANVEHVQDPETGSSTGWLALAKIAEVEVVAPDHARFHLSAPDSALLESLSQPWTAIESPAGIERGTDENCLAPIGTGPFIVKDWVKQDRISFVRNDDYNSPPADAEHDGPTALDGIEWRFIADPATRYAALQSGDVDVIDNAQPDAIAAASEERGITHLDAPRPGASNRIEFNSAQAPFDDVRVREAFVRAVDVDAGIEGLFFDTAPRSFSPLSSVEPTSFSDPSLFTVDPDEANRLLDEAGWTERDSDGTRMKDGARLTARFPVSTNQSVAAEQSLFEQLAKGAADVGFDVQITLLDLSSWYGALAAHEYELVSAPYTKVGPDVLRIVYHSASTVPAPSGYFANLAQVKDPEIDAALDAASASQDEAERADLYKQVQQRLLEQFHLLPIYDQQNHFLISTKVEGVRAMPTVSTPTFLAAHFVG; from the coding sequence ATGCCTCGGCCTGCACGCCCTGCGGAGCAACGACGACCCGCCCGGCCCTCCCCACCCAGATCGCTTCAGAAGGAGCCGTTCGCCGATGTCCGCTTCCCCCGTCCGACCCGTCTTGCGCTCGCCGCGAGCGTCGCCGGAGCCCTCCTCCTCGCCGGGTGCGCACCCGCAGCACCGGGCGGAGGCGAGGCCTCCGAAGGCGGCACCCTCGTCTACGCGTCGGGCGACGCCGAACCCACGTGCCTCGATCCGCACGTCGGCGGCAACTTCCCGCAGGCGCTCGCAGCGACGCAGTTCCTCGAGTCGCTCGTGTCGCGCGACGCGTCGGGGCAGATCATCCCGTGGCTCGCCGAGGAGTGGCAGGTCTCCCTCGACGGCCTCACGTGGGACTTCACCTTGAAAGACGACGTCGAGTTCACCGACGGCACGCCGTTCGACGCTGCTGCGGTGAAGGCCAACGTCGAGCACGTGCAAGACCCCGAGACCGGATCGTCGACGGGTTGGCTCGCGCTCGCGAAGATCGCCGAGGTCGAGGTCGTCGCGCCCGACCACGCGCGCTTCCACCTGTCGGCGCCCGACAGCGCGCTCCTCGAGTCGCTCAGCCAGCCGTGGACGGCGATCGAGTCACCCGCGGGCATCGAGCGCGGCACCGACGAGAACTGCCTCGCTCCGATCGGCACGGGTCCCTTCATCGTGAAGGACTGGGTGAAGCAGGACCGCATCTCATTCGTCCGGAACGACGACTACAACTCGCCTCCCGCCGACGCCGAACACGACGGCCCGACTGCCCTCGACGGCATCGAGTGGCGCTTCATCGCCGACCCCGCGACCCGCTACGCGGCGCTCCAGTCGGGCGACGTCGACGTCATCGACAACGCCCAGCCCGACGCCATCGCGGCGGCGAGCGAGGAGCGCGGCATCACGCATCTCGACGCGCCGCGCCCCGGGGCATCCAATCGCATCGAGTTCAACTCGGCGCAGGCGCCGTTCGACGACGTGCGTGTTCGCGAGGCGTTCGTGCGCGCGGTCGATGTCGACGCCGGCATCGAGGGGCTCTTCTTCGACACCGCTCCGCGCTCGTTCTCCCCGCTCTCGAGCGTCGAGCCGACTTCGTTCAGCGACCCGAGCCTCTTCACGGTCGACCCCGACGAGGCGAACCGCCTGCTCGACGAGGCGGGCTGGACCGAGCGCGACTCCGACGGCACCCGAATGAAGGACGGCGCCCGCCTGACGGCGCGATTCCCCGTGAGCACGAACCAGTCGGTCGCGGCCGAGCAGTCGCTCTTCGAGCAGCTCGCGAAGGGCGCCGCCGACGTCGGGTTCGACGTGCAGATCACACTCCTCGACCTGTCGAGCTGGTACGGCGCGCTCGCGGCGCACGAGTACGAGCTCGTGAGCGCCCCGTACACGAAGGTCGGCCCCGACGTGCTGCGGATCGTGTACCACTCGGCCTCGACCGTTCCCGCGCCGAGCGGCTACTTCGCGAACCTCGCCCAGGTGAAGGATCCCGAGATCGATGCGGCCCTCGACGCGGCCTCGGCGTCGCAAGACGAGGCGGAGCGAGCCGACCTCTACAAGCAGGTGCAGCAGCGGCTTCTCGAGCAGTTCCACCTGCTGCCGATCTACGACCAGCAGAACCACTTCCTCATCTCGACGAAGGTCGAGGGAGTGCGCGCGATGCCGACGGTGTCGACGCCGACGTTCCTCGCCGCGCACTTCGTCGGCTGA
- a CDS encoding ABC transporter permease: MTETAVHGARGRTLVRSIGLTLPELLALVYVVVLVVAALWPSLLAPGDPLAIAPREAFTPPGPGHVFGTDESGRDLYTRLVHGAGASLVVGVAATAIGLGLALPLGLIAGLAGRVGDFVVGRVLEVLFAFPGLLLALLVIALFGPGPLTATIAVGLSTAPGYARIIRGQTLKLRQTGYVEAARVLGHRPSRIVVRTIVPNLARELLVLATLGIGQAIVWAATLSFLGLGTQPPAPEWGAMLNAGRTYIQTAWWMTVIPGLAIIATIVSATVLGRRLAAGRSAR; the protein is encoded by the coding sequence ATGACCGAGACCGCCGTCCACGGGGCACGTGGCCGCACGCTCGTCCGCAGCATCGGACTCACGCTGCCCGAACTCCTCGCGCTGGTGTACGTCGTCGTCCTCGTGGTCGCGGCCCTGTGGCCCTCGCTCCTCGCACCGGGCGACCCGCTCGCGATCGCGCCGCGAGAGGCGTTCACCCCGCCCGGGCCCGGCCACGTCTTCGGCACCGACGAGTCGGGCCGCGACCTCTACACGCGGCTCGTGCACGGCGCGGGCGCGTCGCTCGTGGTGGGCGTCGCAGCGACCGCGATCGGCCTCGGGCTCGCGCTCCCCCTCGGGCTCATCGCAGGGCTCGCGGGTCGCGTCGGCGACTTCGTCGTCGGGCGGGTACTCGAGGTGCTCTTCGCGTTCCCCGGGCTCCTCCTCGCGCTCCTCGTGATCGCGCTCTTCGGGCCGGGGCCGCTCACCGCGACGATCGCCGTCGGCCTCTCGACCGCACCCGGCTACGCCCGAATCATCCGCGGACAGACGCTCAAACTCCGCCAGACCGGCTATGTCGAGGCCGCACGGGTGCTCGGCCACCGGCCCTCCCGCATCGTCGTGCGCACGATCGTCCCGAACCTCGCCCGCGAACTCCTCGTACTCGCGACGCTCGGCATCGGGCAGGCGATCGTGTGGGCGGCAACGCTCAGCTTCCTCGGTCTCGGCACCCAGCCTCCGGCGCCCGAGTGGGGCGCCATGCTCAACGCCGGTCGCACGTACATCCAGACTGCGTGGTGGATGACCGTCATCCCGGGCCTCGCGATCATCGCGACCATCGTGTCGGCGACCGTGCTCGGCCGCCGCCTCGCGGCGGGAAGGTCGGCACGATGA
- a CDS encoding ABC transporter permease, whose product MNEPAAAVRAPTSGARTARRVSARVAWRILGAIFVIWAVVTVTFFAIRLVPGDPALAILGGPGSQASAESLALVRAEYGLDRPLWEQYLAALGRLLTGDLGTSYALRQPVATIIGEQLVGTLTLALLSLAVAWVIGLALALWSTRGDKLSAALGGGLETVAAALPQFWLAAVSIALFSTALGWLPPVSNGTPAGLVLPVLTLAIPTAGFLAQVMRESLVEALDSPFVLSARARGETPSGIRFRHAIRHAAIPGVNLSAWAFGYLVSGAVVVETIFARPGLGRSLLQAVTIRDVPLVTGIVIVTAIAYIVVTLVADVVSTVVDPRLARDGQGVGA is encoded by the coding sequence GTGAACGAGCCCGCCGCCGCCGTCCGCGCCCCGACCTCCGGGGCGCGGACGGCGCGTCGCGTCTCAGCACGGGTCGCGTGGCGCATCCTCGGCGCGATCTTCGTCATCTGGGCTGTCGTCACGGTGACGTTCTTCGCGATCCGGCTCGTGCCGGGCGATCCCGCGCTCGCGATCCTCGGCGGGCCGGGCAGTCAGGCGAGCGCCGAGTCGCTCGCGCTCGTGCGAGCCGAGTACGGGCTCGACCGCCCGCTGTGGGAGCAGTACCTCGCAGCGCTCGGTCGGCTCTTGACCGGCGATCTCGGTACGTCGTACGCGTTGCGGCAGCCCGTCGCGACGATCATCGGCGAGCAGCTCGTCGGCACGCTCACCCTCGCACTGTTGTCGCTCGCGGTCGCGTGGGTCATCGGCCTCGCGCTGGCGCTGTGGTCGACGCGCGGCGACAAGTTGTCGGCGGCGCTCGGCGGCGGCCTCGAGACCGTCGCGGCGGCGCTCCCCCAGTTCTGGCTCGCGGCGGTCTCGATCGCGCTGTTCTCGACGGCGCTCGGATGGCTGCCGCCCGTGTCGAACGGCACGCCCGCCGGACTCGTGCTCCCGGTGCTGACGCTCGCGATCCCGACGGCCGGCTTCCTCGCGCAGGTCATGCGCGAGTCGCTCGTCGAAGCGCTCGACTCCCCCTTCGTGCTATCGGCGCGGGCGCGCGGCGAGACTCCGTCGGGCATTCGGTTCCGCCACGCGATCCGTCACGCGGCGATCCCGGGCGTCAACCTCTCGGCGTGGGCGTTCGGCTACCTCGTGAGCGGGGCGGTCGTCGTCGAGACGATCTTCGCGCGGCCCGGGCTCGGCCGTTCGCTCCTGCAGGCGGTGACGATCCGGGATGTCCCGCTCGTGACGGGCATCGTCATCGTGACGGCGATCGCCTACATCGTCGTGACACTCGTCGCCGATGTCGTCTCGACCGTCGTCGATCCCCGGCTCGCCCGCGACGGACAGGGGGTGGGCGCATGA